From Neisseria cinerea:
CGCTGGCGTAACCACGCCTGTATCCGCTCGTGATCTTTGGCAGGTAGTGGCTGCTCCAATTCGAGAGAGACAACGACGATATCGTCATATGTATCTGTCTTCGGTTCTGCGTTTTTTTGGCTTTCAGACTGTTCGGAAACAGGCGTTGTTTGCGCTTTATCCCAAGCCAAGCCGCGTCCGACAACGATTTTTTCCGCTTCCGGATATTGGGCTTTTAATTCCTTGAGTACCGCTGCATCGTCGACATCGGAGGCTTTGCCTGCCAGTACGGTATCGATATAGGCCTGCTGCTCTTTCAGCTCATTTTGCTGCTGAACCGGGTTGTTTTGGCTTGCCAGCAATTCTTCGATTTTGGCACCGCTTCCACCCGCATAAACCACGTTCACCTTCGGCGCTTTCACACCTGACGCTTCAAGGCTTTTCACCAGCAAAGCAGAAATTTTCTCGGCATTGCCCGTTCCGTTGACAATCAGACCGACCGTATTTTCTCTATGGTTCAACATCTTACGCAGCACGAAAAAACCTTCCTGTTGCTGCGCAGTGGCAATGGCGGCATTGGCTCTGGTGTTGAAGATCTCCTGACGCACCAGTCCTGATGCCATATAGCCGCTCGGAATCATCACAGCCAACACGACGGCAGTAATAATGATGCTTTGCAACCGGCGTTTGGATTCCGTTACCAACCCCCTGCGCGGCAGCTTGAGCAGCTTGGAAAACAACAAGGTCGAAAAAGCGATGAACACGCAGTTGATGGCAAAAAGATATGAAGCACCGAGAAAGTAGTGCCAGTTGCCATGTGCCAATCCGTAGCCCGCAGTACACAGGGGCGGCATCAATGCAGTAGCAATCGCCACACCTGGTATGGCATTGCCTCCTTCTTTTCGAGTCAGCGCCACAATACCCGCACTACCGCCGAAGAAGGCAATCAACACATCCCAAAGGGTCGGCTGAGTACGCGCCAAAAGCTCGCTTTGCGCCTCTTTAAGCGGGGTTAACAGGAAATACAACGTAGCGGTAATCAAGCTGATGACGACGAATATAATAATATTGCGCACGGCTTGACGGATCAGCGCAGTATCCCCTACCGCCAAACCGTAACCCATACCTACAATCGGCCCCATCAACGGCGAAATCAACATCGCGCCGATCACTACCGCCGTGCTGTTTACATTCAGACCGATACTCGCCACGGCAATGGCAAACATCAATACCCACATATTGGTTCCGGACACCCGAGTATTGGCGCGGATGACGGCATCAATTTTATCGGGATGGGCCTGGTCATGCGCAAGATTGAACACATCTTGCAACTTGGTCATGGCACCATTGTCTTCTTTTGGCTGATTTTCTTGTTCTTGCATTTTCATCCTTAAATCAATCTTAACGATGGTCTCTGAATATTTAATTAACTGGAATTTCGGATACTGATAATTATGCTTTATACTGATTTCAAATATGATTAAGCAGATACCTTGCAGAAGGTTAGCATACACATGAAAACGCTGACAACGCTGATCCTGCGTAGGCCTTCATGAAACCAGCATATGAAAAAACCTTCTCTCAAATCTAATTCCTACTTTTTCAGCAGCAACCGCCATCAAAATTTCTTTAAGGGGCTGTACTAGTAGATTAGCCCTAAATTCTACACCAATCCCGCAGAATTTTAAGCTGTTGAGACGGTGTGCCGAAATTAAATCGAAATTCGCATTCTTTCAAGAACAGCGGGA
This genomic window contains:
- a CDS encoding DUF389 domain-containing protein; protein product: MQEQENQPKEDNGAMTKLQDVFNLAHDQAHPDKIDAVIRANTRVSGTNMWVLMFAIAVASIGLNVNSTAVVIGAMLISPLMGPIVGMGYGLAVGDTALIRQAVRNIIIFVVISLITATLYFLLTPLKEAQSELLARTQPTLWDVLIAFFGGSAGIVALTRKEGGNAIPGVAIATALMPPLCTAGYGLAHGNWHYFLGASYLFAINCVFIAFSTLLFSKLLKLPRRGLVTESKRRLQSIIITAVVLAVMIPSGYMASGLVRQEIFNTRANAAIATAQQQEGFFVLRKMLNHRENTVGLIVNGTGNAEKISALLVKSLEASGVKAPKVNVVYAGGSGAKIEELLASQNNPVQQQNELKEQQAYIDTVLAGKASDVDDAAVLKELKAQYPEAEKIVVGRGLAWDKAQTTPVSEQSESQKNAEPKTDTYDDIVVVSLELEQPLPAKDHERIQAWLRQRYEGKVVRILQTHKSQTDKPSNE